The segment GTGCGACATCTGTGATCTGATTTATCTGACATGTTATTCAGTATAGCCTTAGTACATGGTTAccttttatgatattttcattaaGTAATATCTTTCTGCATGTACAATCAATGCATATTCTTGCATTTCAAGACTATGGTTCAGTTACTACTAGAACTTCCTTTTTGCTGACCTTATGACTTTCATGTACCAGGATGGAACATGCATTGTCCATCATCTTTTTGGACACGAAGTTGTGGAGAAGATAAATGAAATGTACTGCGATGCATTCCTAACTGCTCATTTGGAGGTCCCTGGAGAAATGTTCTCTCTGGCTATGGAAGCAAAGAGAAGAGGAACGGGGGTGGTGGGTTCCACCCAAAATATATTAGATTTCATAAAACAGAGAGTTCAAGAATCTTTGGATAAGAATCGGAATGACCACCTCCAATTTGTATTAGGAACAGAATCAGGAATGGTGACTTCAATTGTTGCAGCAGTTCGGACTTTGTTAGGTTCTGCCAAATCCTCTTCTGGGAGTGCAGATGTCACTGTTGAGATTGTCTTTCCTGTTTCATCAGAATCATTGACCAAAACATCATCAAATTCATACCTGGGGCGAAATTCTGTTGAAATGGGCGGTTTCATACTCCCCGTGATACCTGGAGTTGCTAGTGGGGAGGGATGCTCTATTCATGGTGGCTGTGCATCCTGTCCTTACATGAAGGTATGTGCTTAATTATATTAGCATACTTACCTGCACAGTGAAACAAATCTAGAGAATTTTTCACAGCCCTTAGGCTCATGTATGGATGCATAAAGCTGCAATTGCATCTGCAGAATCCATTATATCTTAAGTGACATGCCTGCTTGAGCATGAACACGCCATAGTTACCAAATACCATTGTGTTTATTGAGAACCACATTAGAATATGGACTACCTTTTTTTCTCCTGAAATACAGGAATTTATGGGGAGTGGCTTGGGAAATGTGCTGGaactttttgaaaatgaatatacAAATGGTAGTGGAAGAAAATGTTGAAACACCTAAGAAAGGTGTGAGATACGAGGGTAAACATCTTTCCCCCAGGCCTTGTGACCCAGGTGGTAAAGGGTTTGATTCCTGGGTTCTTCTTCTGTATGCATCAAAGTTATATTCTTTCTTGAAGCTAATAAGAGTATTTGGCTTAACATCCTCTTCTGATTAGGCCTGTTTAGCACTATAATAAATTCACCTTCTAGGAGATCTTTTGAGTTGCCTTTCAGAGATGATGGTTCCTCTCATTCTGACCTTCCATATACCACTAACAGTATCATGCTTGAAGCTGGACTAATGGTGTTGTACTCTGTGTGATGTACCAGATGAATTCTCTTAGCTCACTGCTTAAAGTTTGCCACCATCTGCCTCATGAGAAAGAAGTACTCTCAGACTATGAAGCTGGGCGATTCCATTCGCAAACTCCTAATGGGAATTCTATTGCAGATGTTGGATGTGAGCCCATTTTGAACATGAGACACTTCCAGGTTGGTTCCATTTGGAATTTTCAATCTCCCTCGATCATCAAAATGGAAACATTTCAGTTGTTAATCTTCACTTCTTCTGAATTGGTTTTGCAGGCTACAAAAGAATTGCCAGAGAAGCTCGTCTCCCAGATCCTCCATTCGCACAGCAATGGAAGATCAACTTCAATAAGTTGAACAGGGTAGGACAAGAAACATCAACTTCAATTAGTCAAGCACTATAGGCCATGAAACGGCTGCTGCTATTTGAGTCGGGTTGCAATGTGGTGGAAGGCTTCCCTTGAAGCAAAAGTTGTCCTGTTTCTGGTGCCAGTACTTTCCTTTCACCACAATTTTTGTGATACAAGTCTTTTCTTTCTCACATTTGTTTCCCTTGTTTGTTCAACAGATAGTTCAgtcttaaatttatatataaataaaattcatgttAAATATGCTTGATCCCTTTGCCTCTCCACCATCTCTGCGGTTGAAAAGTAAAGCTCATGTCTCTAAAACTTCTTGCTGTAAGACTCATCTGGGCTCCtcttcatatttgattttaatttgaacttAGTCCATTACAAAAAATGGattactttttccattttctgAAACCATTCTTAAAGTTACCCAATCAGATAAGTTttcgaaaattaaaattaaaattaatttttcttcttatgaGGACTGTACTTAGCATATAACTAAGTAATTATCATATCTACCTgtgtaaagataaaaaaaaatttgatgtaaAGGTTTTATAAATTCTAATAGATGGTATTATTGGATAAAAATTGTCATAAACAaatcatgttatttttgtttttctcttagTGTGATTGGTAGattaacttaaagtgacttgaTAACttaatttacattattaagtaaattatatatgtttgacaaaataacttaatgatataacttaaaagtcaaataattttaagtaataaataaaaacaattaatttattattaagtttacatctttattttatttttttaccttcatTTGGTCTAATTACTTTTATGATATCTTTTGTTACTCTATCTCTAATGTTATtcaatttcctttattttagttataatttataaggataaatatgttaatttaatgatttaaaatatgttttaagtgaattttataaaacaatcttaatatttaaaataaaaattaaatcataagttttaagttaacaacttaaattcaacttaagttattaagtaataaatattaggTTTTACCAAACACCGCATTCAACTTGAAAGAAGAcgggaaaagaaatgagaatagaaaagaaatgagaataaAGTGAGGGATTAATCTAGGCATGTAAATGGCTAAGGTTGGATGCTTTGGTTTTGTGTTAAGATGAGACTAGTAACTTAACTCTTACACTAAGCCCAAccctaattttgaataaatataattaggttTATTAGTTAAAAATGATACAAAGCTTAACTAAATGGTAATGTAAGTCATAtctcctttatttatttcttttgtagggTTAATTTTAGTCCGACCACGAGATTTGTTGTAAATATACCTGGTCACAATTGGTTTCAATTGTGTGTTGaatagttttataaaaaatgaattttacataTGAAATACATATATAAGAATGCTACTCGACAAAATGTGAAATTAATGATGACTTAATGTATTCATACTAAACTTCAAGGgtgtgaataaaattaatcctCTTTTTTCGTAAATGTTTCCATTCCTTGGTCAACCTATGCATATTGTTTTTACATCTTTTATCTCATCTCATGTgtattatttttggagttttcaTGCTTTAATTGTTAAAGGTAGGTTTGAGTTTAAACAATCAACCTATGCCCCAATATCATAAGATTGGATTGGACTCGAGTTGAGGTTTAGGTTAATGGTTCAAATTTGTCTCCATGAGAAGGTTAAGTTCCCTTGCATGCACATCATTTTTgggtttctttcttcttcttcttcttcttctgtttttttttttttttacaccacatgataatacaattaaaaaatgatacaaaatttATTGGGTTGGGATTAGGTTTCACTGTTGTGTCATAATTGGTCCCATATAACCCATCATGTTCAAGTTTAAATACTTAATTCCTTTAATCTGATTACTTTTCTTGtattaaaatgacataatttaTAACTCAATTTATGATCGGTTTAACCCATATGAAtccattaattttatatatttaaaaattacaaaaagtaagcgtatttttttaattataaatattatatagttaaaaaaattaaatgactaactaaagtaatatttaattatatagattaaaaaaatttattataaaaatattaaataaaattaaaattttaatttattttccatattacTAAATAGATCataattgaaattgaataattaaaataattaagattttaaaaaaattaaaacttaaaatttaaagcacctaaaaaaataatttttaaaattttaaatatgttaaatgGTTTGTAATGATATTAATAGGTTTAATGAGTTTAATGGATTGAAATTATGTTAAAAGATTATTTGTAACAATTCATATATAATGTAACataagaaacaagaaaatggtTATGATGATAATCTTATATTCGTATTGGCCTTGCCTTGATGATGCGCTCCTAGCTCGTGGAGCTACatattggaaaatgaaaaagactCTCTCTATTACTTTGAGAAGGGAATCGTTGGCTTGATCGACAGACCACGTGGGAAATATGAGATTTAGGCAAGTTGCTACATGTTCTCCCCTTGCCTATTGCCACCCTACTTGTTAATTGTTATTAGgttataaattaaaacttacaataataaaaaaatattttgaaataatattttataaatataaaatctttaaaaatttaaaccaattattattaataatagtGTAAAGTAGTGTTATTAGGTTATTTATGTCAATTCCATATCATCTAAaccaattaatttattaaatgagtctaatatatttattaaaggAATTATAGAAGTCGGTATTGTGTTCTATCGGGCATAAATTACTATCTCTAGGGCTGTTATTTGGatcaaataatgttttttagTAAATTTAAACATTGTTGTCCAATGTATGACACAAACCCAACTTGAGAACGCATTGACACCTACGTGTGTGTTCTtccaataaagaaaaacaaaaataaaataagtattaatataaataaaacatgatcATAGAAAtgtgaaatcaaatattattttacaagtAATATTGCATATAagcgttttatttatttataatttttagttttttgttttcattaaaaaaaagaaaacaaaattgcaTATGAAAATACGTTcgaacaatatatatattttttcattttcaaaaaaatgagtttggaaaatggagaataatatacaatgttttcaattttttttataaaaaaataatatgaaattaagGTTTGGttgatattgattttgatgataacaaaataaggtttgaaaCTAATGATTTATCCTAAACGTGTTTTGACCAAAAGATTGCTAAAAGAGTCATGACATATATGTCAAACCAAAGAGAAATTAAATAGGAAAACATTTCAAAgggaaaatcaaacaaaacctaTTCTCTAggtctctttgtaaggttgttgatgcATTAACAtcattgtagacccccatttggggttCGTTTTTCAACAGCTCAATTTTGCCAGGTGTCACTATCCCAGCGGGCCATGTGTCACATCCTTAGTGGCCATAAGGAATCAACCTCGCTTTTTGAAGCTACAGTAAGACTTTGACACGTGGAGGAACTTTCTGGAGGGGGTCCCGCAGACCGTCAGGAGGTGCAgatgagagagaagaaaatgtGGCTGCTgcagagatcgtgggaggtgACAGCATTGTAATGGTGCAGGAAGGTGGCTGCTGTAGGAGTTTACAGCTAAAGCAGtatttctttggaaaaaaaacccAAACTAATCCAGTTTTCAAACTATTTGCCAAAATACTCTTTTGAATCCACATCAGCAATCCACGTCAACAAGCCATCTTCgtcaaacttgtttttttactttggaGACCcaattttttcccaaaatcaACAATCCAGAAAGTATTCTCTTCTCTGCGGCTCCACCATCTGCGGCTCCATTTTCTCTCCTCACCGGCTGCGGCTCCCACCAGTGGCTCCCACCAGTGGCTCCCACCAGTAGCTAGGTAAATTTTTTTCGGGTTCATGAGTTTTTTCCCActcattttccttagctttctcaccaaccaaacagaggaaaacaagttgttttgaaaattttaaaaatctcaagttgttttcaatttcatagctatccaaaaaacttgaaaaacccTTTCCTCCACCTTGTATTCCTCTTATCCTGGAACCTGAAAAACCCTAACCtttgtttatttgttatttgattgttgttaataacataccctattattgttatttgttatttcattacaaattgATGTTATTAGTAATGTTTTATATTGTGtaattttgtggttaaaaattaaattgatttgatttttttggcttCTTCTATAGGTAAACTATGTCTAATTTATCGGTGACaatagtttgtttttgtaatgggAAAATGGTGAGAACACAGACCGATGTTGATTCTGTTGGGGATAGAGTTGTGATTGAACCTATTGATGTGCCTCTTGGGACAACATATAAACAACTATTGGAAATGATATACTCGGTCATTGACATCAATAAAGAACATTTTCGATTAATACTTAGTTGTAAGTATCCTATGAAAAAAGGGAATAAATTCCAACCTTGCCCAGTAAAGAATGATAGTGGTGTAGCTCGAATGTTAGAAATGCATAACAGATTTGGGATGGATGAAGTTGAGTTATTTGTCGAACAAGTACCTATTGACTTACAAATGAATTCGCCAATTGGTAATTGCATGCCTTTATTACTTGGTGAAAATGATGGTACTAGTAATGTTCAAaatccatttacttttgagcatAGATCAAAAGAGGATGAGGAAGACGAAGAATGAAGACAATGTGATGATGACAGTGTAGGAGTCGAGGATGTTCAAAATGATGATAATCAAGATAGGGAAGGTAGCTCACCTTTTTTAGCTGTTCGTGAAGAAATTGAAAGAGAACAAATGAGATATGTGATTGTGGATGGGGAATGATGTAACTTGTCAAACAATCCAGATCCGGACATGCCTATTCGGAGAAGTTGGAACGTCAGCCGGACAAgcgccggatgtgagatatccggagagatggaatgtcggccggacagaatggCGGCTGTGAGACATCCAGATAAAGTGGAACgctggccggacagaattccggatatgATATATCTGGGTGGAATGAGGGATTCccgtccgggtggaatgaggAATTTCCGTCCGGGCATAATGAACGATGTTATGTTAGCTTATATAATGTGTTAATTGAAATTAGTGATGTTATGTTATTCACATGTTTCcttgataatttaaacaaataaaactcaaatgcatcctaagtctaaatgaaagaaattctaactaaataaattattacaaccattacctatttttctttcatataattaaaaaattatacattttaaccaagacataagttcaaatcatacttaataataaataacctaaaatcataatcattggcattaattttcatatgaaaatataaaattttaaaataatataaacaatttctttagttattttaaaatttaaaaataatatgaataaataattttctttagttcatatgtgaaaatatttgtaaaacaaataaatatttgtgaaaattacaacataattgtaattttgataaaaaatattttaaaaataatattaaaattacaacaccattaaaatagatgtagattgaaaataattgtaaaactacagttactaactgtggctttatggttgttttgattaaaaatatttttaaaataatattaaaattacaatacCATTAAAACAGGtgtggattaaaaataattgtaaaaccacagttactaattgtggttttaagggaaattgtaaaaccacagttagtaactgtggttttacaattattttcaatccgcatctattttaatggtgttgtaattttaatattatttttaaaatatttttttatcaaaaatttatgttgtaattttcacaaatatttatttgttttacaaatattttcacatatgaactaaagaaaattatttattcatattattttaaaattttaaaataactaaagaaattgtttatattattttaaaattttatattttcatatgaaaattaataccaatgattatgattttaggttatttattattaagtatgTTTTGAACTTATGTCTtggttaaaatgtataattttttaattatatgaaagaaaaataggtaatgattgtaataatttatttagttagaatttctttcatttagacTTTAGGatgcatttgagttttatttgtttaaattatcaagGAAACATGTGAATAACATAACatcactaatttgaattaacaCTTTATATAACCTAACATAACATCGCTCATTATGCCCGGACGGAAATCCTTCATTCCACCCGGACGGGAAtccctcattccacccggacggGAATTcctcattccacccggatatctcatatccggaattctgtccggccagcGTTCCACtttatccggatgtctcacagccgccattctgtccggccgacattccacctttccggatatctcacatccggtgcctgtccggccgacgttccaacTTCTCCGGATAGGCATGTCCAGATCCTTCGGTAACGCCTATCTGGAGTGCATGCAAAGTCTCTCTTATAACATAAGTATTGTccaaaatacaaataacataatatcaacATCCAAAGCCTAGCACCCATCATGAAGACCCAACACCCATGTTCTTATTTGGACAAGAACGACGATTGTGACCACTTTGTTTGCACAAACCACATGTAACTGAGGTTTTACATTCTctaacatccatttcattgTGCAAACGAGTAGATTTAGGTTGTCCACCTGACACACGTTTCATTGAATCTGCAGACACAATAACTGGACCAACATATGGTGGCCACTCGTACTCATTGTGTATGGGGTTAAACAGTGGTGCCCAAGTGCTAAAGTACCATTGTATAGTGTAATAATGTTGAACAAATGatctaaaatcaattgaaagaaaatgacatgccgCTAGAATATGACTACATGGGAATCCATATATGAGTGTTTTGCCACATGTGCATCCATGCTCACGTAGGTTAACACGATGTGTTTTTCCACCAGATAATGTCTTTTTACTACCCCTACTGGCCTTCACATGAAACAATCCTTGGAAGTGATCATACAAAACAACCTCATGAGAACCTGCCTTAACAACATTTGCATTAATCTTAGCATCAACATAAGGAGTGTATTGTTCACCTGAAGCAAGTCGACTAGCACCATGTTCTCTTCTTATAGCAAAGTAACTATTAACTCGATAGAATGTCAATTGAACAAATGCGGTGATAGGGAAACTTCGTGCCCCTTTAAGCACACTATTGAACACTTCTGACATGTTTGTAGTCATTATGCCATATCGTCGACCTCCATCATGTGATAATGCCCATTTCTCAAAGGGAATAGCCTCCAACCAGTTGAGTGCGTCTTGATTGATTCTCCCAATTGTCTCCATATGCATGTTGAATTTTTCTACTTTAGTTTCTAAGGCGGCTCTGCATAAAAGTTGTTTCAAGCATTTGTCCTTAAAGTGAGTCATAAAGTTGCTAGCAAGATGGCGCATACAAATTCGATGATATGCATTTGGCTCAGACCAACCAAGATAAATATCAGCAAACGCAGCCATAATGCCCGGATGACGATCAGAGATAACACAAAGACCCCTCCTTTGAGTTACTTGATTTCTaatacatgccaaaaaccatCCCCAACTATCAACATTTTCACCCTCAGTTAATGCAAAAACAAGAGGAAACAATTGATTATTTCCATCACAGCCCATGGCAATCATTACAGTGCCCTTATACTTCCCATACAAGTGTGTATCATCAATAGTTAACACAAGACAACAATGCTTGAAGCCCTCTATGGAAGGATGAAATGCCCAAAAGACTCGCTGAAATACCTCTTCATTTCACATATTTCCTGGGAATGTTTTAGAAATTACAACACATCCTGGATTGGCTTGCTCTAAGGCACCAAAAAAATGTGGCAGTTTAGCGTATGATTTATAGAAATCACCAAACAAATTAGTTAATGCTTTACACTTGCCTTTCGAAGCCTTAGTGTATGAGATATGGTACTCGAATCTTTCTACAACACTCGCTTGAATGGCAGCCACTGAAAGTGTGAATTGTGTCTTAATCATTCCCTCTATATGGGCGGCTATCAGGTTTGAGTCTAACTGATGATGATCTTGGTTCATGCAAGGATTGACACATGTGTGTGGGCCACTATATTTGTTGATCTCAAATAAAGATGTCCCTTTAACAACTGTAGCACGTAGTCTCCAAGGACATTGAGATTGTTCAGCTTTCTTGCATCTTAGGACCAACAATTTCTTTGTGGATGACAAAACGATATACTCTTGGTGCGAATTAATAGAGTACATCTTTACATCATGTTGCAAATCTCCTTTGGAATTAAATATTTGTCCAACTATGAACTCTCCAGTTGGATGTCCCATAAGAGTGTTTCCCCATGGGGTCCATTCACTTGACACAACATGACCaatgttttcaacattttcaaactgtGGTGATGATGCCAAATGATATTGCATTGGAGATAATTCAATTGGGTCATCTAAATCCTCTGTATCTGGATTGTTTGACAAGTTACATCCTTCCCTATCCATAGCCACATATCTCATTTGTTCTCTTTCAATTGCCTCACGAACAGCTAAAAAAGACGAGCTACCTTCCCTATCTTGATTATCATCATTATGAACATCCTCGGCTCCTACACTGTCATCATCACATTGTCTTCATTCTTCGTCTTCCTCATCCTCTTCTGATCTatgctcaaaagtaaatggattTTGAACATTACTAGTACCATCATTTTCACCAAGTAATAAAGGCATGCAATTACCAATTGGCGAATTCATTTGTAAGTCAATAGGTACTTGTTCAACAAATAACTCAACTTCATCCATCCCAAATCTGTTATGCATTTCTAACATTCGAGCTACACCACTATCATTCTTTACTGGGCAAGGTTGAAATTTATTCCCTTTTTTCATAGGATACTTACAACTAAGTATTAATCGAAAATGTTCTTTATTGATGTTAGTGACCGAGTATATCATTTCCAACAGTTGTTCATATGTTGTCCCAAGAGGCACATCAATAGGTTCAACCACAACTCTATCCCCAACATAATCAACATCGGTCTGTGTTCTCACTATTTTcccattacaaaaacaaactattGCCATCGATAAATTAGACATAGTTTACCTATAGAAGaagccaaaaaaatcaaatcaatttaatttttaaccacaaaattaCACAATATAAAACATTACTAATAACATcaatttgtaatgaaataacaaataacaataatagggtatgttattaacaacaatcaaataacaaataaacaaaGGTTAGGGTTTTTCGGGTTCCAGGATAAGAGGAATACAAGGTGGAGGAAAgggtttttcaagttttttggatagctatgaaattgaaaacaacttgagatttttaaaattttcaaaacaacttgttttcctctgtttggttggtgagaaagctaaggaaaatgagTGGGAAAAAACTCATGAACCCGAAAAAAATTTACCTAGCTGCTGGTGGAAGCCACTGGTGGGAGTCGCAGCCGGTGAGGAGAGAAAATGGAGCCGCAAATGGTGGAGCCGCAGAGAAGAGAATACTTTCTGGATTGTTGATTTCGGGAAAAAATTGGGTCtccaaagtaaaaaaacaagtttgacGAAGATGGCTTGTTGGCGTGGATTGCTGATGTGGATTCAAAAGAGTATTTTGGCAAATAGTTTGAAAACTGGATtagtttgggttttttttttccaaagaaataCTACTTTGGCTGTAAACTCCTGCTGTAGAAATCGTTTGAGGGGACAACATTGTAGTGGTTGGGCAAGCCATGCTTGCTGACTAATGaatagagaaaaaagagaagagtgGCTTGCGGAAGAAGGTAGCccgagaagaaaaaaaagaagacaccgggaaaaggaggaaagaaaaagggaggaGTT is part of the Vitis riparia cultivar Riparia Gloire de Montpellier isolate 1030 chromosome 17, EGFV_Vit.rip_1.0, whole genome shotgun sequence genome and harbors:
- the LOC117904061 gene encoding uncharacterized protein LOC117904061 — protein: MDREGCNLSNNPDTEDLDDPIELSPMQYHLASSPQFENVENIGHVVSSEWTPWGNTLMGHPTGEFIVGQIFNSKGDLQHDVKMYSINSHQEYIVLSSTKKLLVLRCKKAEQSQCPWRLRATVVKGTSLFEINKYSGPHTCVNPCMNQDHHQLDSNLIAAHIEGMIKTQFTLSVAAIQASVVERFEYHISYTKASKEVFQRVFWAFHPSIEGFKHCCLVLTIDDTHLYGKYKGTVMIAMGCDGNNQLFPLVFALTEGENVDSWGWFLACIRNQVTQRRGLCVISDRHPGIMAAFADIYLGWSEPNAYHRICMRHLASNFMTHFKDKCLKQLLCRAALETKVEKFNMHMETIGRINQDALNWLEAIPFEKWALSHDGGRRYGIMTTNMSEVFNSVLKGARSFPITAFVQLTFYRVNSYFAIRREHGASRLASGEQYTPYVDAKINANVVKAGSHEVVLYDHFQGLFHVKASRGSKKTLSGGKTHRVNLREHGCTCGKTLIYGFPCSHILAACHFLSIDFRSFVQHYYTIQWYFSTWAPLFNPIHNEYEWPPYVGPVIVSADSMKRVSGGQPKSTRLHNEMDVRECKTSVTCGLCKQSGHNRRSCPNKNMGVGSS